The genomic stretch CATGGAAACCAGACCGTAAGCAAACAGGGAACCTACCAGGCCGAACAAGGCTCCCAACACCATTAATTTTACTGCAAATAAAACATCTATCTGAATATTTGAGTTCAGGGCATAATGAAAATTTTCCAAACCCAGGGCTTTTGAAACCGTACTGGCTGTGAAGGAGGCGGCAATGGCCGGAAACAGGGCAGAATACTCCAGGGTTCCTGCCGTTAAAACCTCTAATGCAAAAAAGCAGGCTGCGACAGGCGTTCCGAATAAGCCGGAAAAACCAGCTGCCATACCTGTTACCAGGAAGATTTTGGAGTTGTTTTTCACTTTTATTTTAAGGCCGGCCCAGTGTGATAAGGTGGCTCCTATCTGTACGGCAACTCCTTCCCTTCCGGCACTTCCCCCGAATAAATGGGTAATCCAGGTGCTTATAACCGTTAGCGGGATCAGCCTTAAAGGAATCCTGTCTTCTTCTCCATGACCCACCTGAAAAATTAATCCCATTCCCTTAACACACTTTCCCTCATCCCAGTGATACAGCCAGACTGCCAAAGCTCCTGCGGCAGGAAGAAAAATGATCAGGGGGATAAAGTATTCCTCCCGTAATTCAGTTACAAAAAGCAAAACCTTTCCAAATCCCGTATCCAGTATCCCCACTGCTGCACCGATCACCACTCCGCAAATACCTAAGATCATCAGTTCCCTGTACTTTTTCAGCTTTTTTTCCAGCATCAAACAATTCCTCCCTGAAACCGGCCGCTTATAAAAGGTCCGGTCATTTATATTCTTGCATTTTTAAAATCAATCAAACCCTGACAATTAAAAAAGCTGATACCTTCTGCATATTCAGTCAAAATATACAGAAGCCATCAGCAAATTGCGGTTTTGATAATCCTATCATGGGAGCGCTTCATTCCCGTTTCAAAATTATTATACAGGTTTCTTCTCTGTTGTCAAGCTTTTATCTCACTTAAAAATACCGGACTTTCTCTTATCTTCCTGTCAAACGCCATCAGGAAGAACGTCTAAGTCCCACAAAATCCTGCTTCCTTTTTCTGTTTTTTTCACCAGGAGCTTCTTTCCGATCTGTTCCTTTAATTCCGTCACATGGGAAACAATCCCGATCAGTCTGTGTCCTCCGGCAAGTTCCTGAAGGATGCGGACTGCCTTAAGCCTGGATTCCTCATCCAGGGAACCAAAGCCTTCGTCAATGAAAAGAGCATCCATACTCACATTCCCTGCCGTGCGCTGGATGATATCCGTCATGCCAAGGGCCATGGCAAGAGCAGCCATAAAGGATTCTCCTCCGGAAAGGGTTTTAACATCCCGTACCTTATCTGTTGCCATGCTGTATACATCCAAATCCAGGCCTACCTCCCCCTGTTTTCCAAGGGTCTCCAAATCCCTGCACTGAAGCAGGAACTGGCCGTCCGTCATAACGTCAAGCCGTTTGTTAGCCGCATGGATCATCTGGTTAAAGTACTGCCTCTGGACATAGGTCTGAAAGTCCAGGCTGACGGAGCCTGCCATTTTCCCGTTGGCAGTCTGAAACAGGGTATGGTACAGACGGTATTTCTCTTCCAGCTGCACTCTCTCCTTCCACAGCCGCTCCAGATTTTGGGCAGCCTGAAGAGCCCTGCTGCCAATGGCCGTGACCCTGGCTTCCCTGGTCTGCAGCTGTTTCTGTTCTTCTTTAAGAGCTTCCGCCTGCCCGTTCCATTGTTCCGTTTCTATCCTTTCACGCCCCTTTGTCTGCTCCTTAAACTGGCCGTAAACGGTGCGGGCCTTTAACAGCTCCTTTTCATAATTCCCTGTTTCCTGCTCCCACTGTCTTACAATTTCCGGTGCCTGCTTTGCCCTGTGGTAATCCTCTTCTTTTAAAAATCCAAGTTCCACCAGGACGGATTGAAACACTGTATCTGCCTGCCCAAGTGCAAGCCTTCGCGTCTCTTTGTTTTCCTCTTCCGAGGCCAGACGGCCTTTCCCTTCCTTTTCTTTCACTAAGATATACTGGAATCGTTTATCCGCCTGCTCCTCTGCTCTTAAAAGCTCTTCTTTTCTTTTTTTGAAGCCTGCAAGTTTCCCCATAGCTTCCTCTTCCTTAGGATATGGCAGAAGCTTTTTTACGTGATCCGCCTCTGCGGCAGCGGCTGCCCTGTCCAGCTGTTTCTGCTGCCAGTTCTTCATGGTCTCTTCTTTTTTAAGTTCCAGTTCCGCAAGTCTCCCCCGGTTCGCTTTCCTTTCTTCCAGAAGCTTCTTAAGAAGGCGGTCCGACTCCAAGGCTTCCTGCTCTTCCTTTTCCACTTCCTGCAAAAGCATGCCGGCCCGCGCTCTCTCTTCATTCAGCCGGACATGAAGCTGATCCTGAGGGAAAGAAGTCCCAAACCATTTTTCTTCCTCCCCCTCCAGCAGTTCCTTTAAGTGACGGCAGACCTCCAAAGCCCTGACGGCAGTTTGAACGGCCTGGGAACGCCGTTCCTCCGCCTGATTTCTGGCTTTCTTTGCCTGCTCC from Lacrimispora sphenoides JCM 1415 encodes the following:
- a CDS encoding chloride channel protein, coding for MLEKKLKKYRELMILGICGVVIGAAVGILDTGFGKVLLFVTELREEYFIPLIIFLPAAGALAVWLYHWDEGKCVKGMGLIFQVGHGEEDRIPLRLIPLTVISTWITHLFGGSAGREGVAVQIGATLSHWAGLKIKVKNNSKIFLVTGMAAGFSGLFGTPVAACFFALEVLTAGTLEYSALFPAIAASFTASTVSKALGLENFHYALNSNIQIDVLFAVKLMVLGALFGLVGSLFAYGLVSMKDKLGKTFHDPVRKITIVSIFLAILFILLGMGRYSGLGTNLISAGFQGGRIYGWDWILKLVLTIITIAAGFQGGEVTPLFAIGTSLGAAVAGILGLPIEFVAAMGYAAVFGSATNTLLAPVFIGAEVFGYSYLPYFFVVCSIAYLFNGDRSIYTAQKKLNNLRLFEK